The following is a genomic window from Novosphingobium sp. 9U.
ACGAACAGGTTCTGCGATAGGCCGGGCACGTCGCGCTCGTAGGTCACCGAGAGCAGTGCCTTGCTCCCGGTGCCACCCAGCTTCATTTGGTCGAGGCTAGAGATCTGAGTGACGCTGTTATCCGGCCAGAGGACGCCGCTCTCGCGAAAGGCCTGCGTCAGGAATGTGGGTCCGCCGTCCCGCAACGACTCGATATGCGCTGGTAGATCAAGGCCGAACTTCTCGCCTCGTGCCCAGTTGATTACAGGTAACTCGGTCATGAAGCAGCGCTAGCGCACGACCGTGAGCCTTGAAAGTCGTCGTCGTAAACTGCTGCCTTGCGGTTACAGCCCGTCCCATCCGAAGCTGAATAAGCGGCTAAAGTCGGGGAGCGGCCACCGCAGTCTGAATGGCGGGTTATGGGTCGCACCGCCGCAAAGCTGCAAGCGTTCGCGTCTCGCAAGCAGACGAACTGTGAAGATCACCATCTGTGCGCTTCGCGATCAGGGAGTGAACCAGACCCTTCTGATCTTGCCGAACTCGACCTGATAGATGGCGACACCCTCGCTGGATCTGCCGCCAGCTTCAGTCCGCTCTTTGTCGATGACGAAACCGTCTGCTTCCATGCGCGAGAGGATCGTCGCCTTTGGGTGGTACTTGGTCAGCATTGGCTTGTAGCGCGCAATTAGGGCCGCTCGACCCGAGAGGTTCGGTTTAAGCTCAGGTCCAAGATCGAAGAGTTCCACATCTTCGGCATAATAGGACGCGAACGCATCCAAGTCGCCTTTGTTGAACGCATCCACCTGCCCTTGCACGATGGAGACCGAAGCTTCTATCTGTGGCGATGATGCTTGTGCAACCGCAATAGGGGTTGCGCCCAACGCCGTCGCCGCAGCGAACATCTTGGTTAGCGTTCGTCGCATTCTGCGCCCCTTTGTTGCGCACCGCCATTTCACGAGCGATGTTGGCGGAAAAGCTGCCGGACCGCAATCCTATCAAATGAGCTGTAAAGATGGTTCCTTCTGTTCACCGAAGGCTGCGTGATAGCGCGATGAACAAGCGGAAGGAGTTGGGGAGCGCACGGGATGACTGGATGTCGTAGTGTGAGTCGTGGGCGGCGTTAGCATCAGCTCGCAATTAGCGCAGCCGCGTATCGAACTTCAGAGCCAGCGTCGCGACACCTGCCTGACGCATAAGCCGGGGCAATTGGGCGCGTCAGCCCGGAAGTTCCTGTTTCCAGAACGAGCGTTGTTGATTAAGCCAGGGAGGCGCGCTGTTTCGGCGATCGCATGTAACGTTGCAGGGGGTGATAGATCAGCCGCGACCTTGCTCAGGAAAGGTGTGAATGCCGATGCCATCGAGCTTGCGATAGAGTGTCGAGCGGCCAATCCCGAGTCTGCGGGCGATTTCGGTTAAGCGGCCCTGATAGTGTCCGATCGCAAGTCGGATTACGTCGGCTTCGATCTGCTCCAGCCTTCGCACATGTCCGTCTTCCTCGAAGATCTGCACACCCGTCTGCTCTGGCACCCGACGCCTAAGCTCTTGAGGCAGTTCGGGGACGGCGACCTCAGCAAGAGCGGTGAGGTGACTTGCCGTTAGCGCGGCGCCACCGCACGTAGCCATCGCCTTCAACAGGATCGATTGTAGCTGGCGTATGTTACTCGGCCACTCGTATGAGCGCAGCACGTCATAAGCATCTTCGTTGATCGTCAGTTTACGAGAGCTTGCGTGATCTTGGACGCGCGCCAGGAAGGAGCGAGCAAGCGCGGGGATATCGCCAATTCTTGAGCGGAGCGGGGGCATATGAAGCCAAGTGGCATTCAAGGCCTTTTGCAGAGCGGGATCGAACCGACCTGTTTCGGTCAGCTCGCTCAGCGGCTGGTTGCTCGTAGTCAGAAGGCGCACGTCCATGACAAAGCTGTGCCCCGCTCCCAGCGGCCGCACCTTGTTCTGCTCGATGGAAGCCGCAAGTTCCTGCTGCACCGCTAGCGGCATGCGGTTGACCTCCTGCAGCAGCAACGTTCCGCCATGGCACGATTGCAGAGTGCCTACTTGCTTGCTGAAAGCGCCCGGGAACGCGCCCTTCTCATGGCCGAATAGAACTGACCGGAGTGAGTTCTCACTGTAGCTACGCATGTTCAGTATCTTGAATGGTGCGTTAGACCGCGGAGACGCAGCATGTAATGCACGCAGCAGCATTGTCTTGCCGGTGCCGCTTTCACCTTCGGCAAGCACGTGCCCACATCCCCTTGCAGCCATTGCAGCCCGTGCCAACGTAGCCCGGAATTGGGTGTCGGTGCCGACCATGCCCTCAAAGTGAGCCGGAATGTCAAACTTTGCCGATAGAGGCTGCAACTCGCCGAGCGCCTTAGGTCCGGATGTTACCCTGCGCAGTGCGCCTAACAGGCGGTCTGGTGCAAAGGGTTTGATGAGGTAGTCTGTGGCCCCAATGCGCATAGCGTCGATGGCGTGGGACGCATCGCCACTGGAGGTCAGCAAGAGGATGGGCAGGCCGGGATGATGACGCCGCAACTCCGAAAATGCTTCTCTTTCATCGGGCGCGGCGGACCAGCCATCCAGGATCGCTGCTGCTGCGCCAGCGCCTTGCAAACTGTCCAGAAGAGCTAGCGCCTGCACATGGTCCGGCGCGCAGGCTACTCGCCAACCGAACTTCGATACCGACGAGGTGACCCGTCGCACCTCACTCTGCTCGCTCCCGATCAGCACCACCAGGCGTTCCACGACATCCAACGGCACCATGTGAACCGGCCCCTTGAGCGAAAGTGAGCTGCACCCGGCTCACTTACCGGATGCGAAAGCGCCGTTTATCTTCGAAACTGTTAAGATCGCCACCACCTTCATTCTGAGCGCTGTTATGCCAAGTGCAGCAGCCGGTAGGCCATATGGCGGCTCGCTCGAGAGACGGCCGCTTCAACATGAACCGATGGCAATTTGTGAGAAGCGCCCGAGCGCCGCTGAGGGTCCTGTACTGGGTCGTCGCATTTTCAAAGCGGCTCGGCCGTTCGCGCCCAGGCCAGCATCAGCTATCTGCGACGGCATCTTCTAGTTCAAGCTTCGCCCGTCTTGGCCTGGGCACCTTCTTCGCCGGAACCTCCTCGGCCGGGGCAGCTTCCGAAGCGGCGCTGACGCCGCCTTGCGACCAAGGCCGATCTGTTTGGCTAATTCGCGCCGCCGCTCGCTGTAGCCCGGCGCAACCATCGGGTAATCGGATTTCAGTCCGAAGGTCTCCCGATAAGTCTCCGGAGTGTAGCCATGGCCGGCCAAGTGCCTCTTGAGGCTGCTGTAGGATTTTCCATCAATCATGCTGACAGGGGCATTCCGGTCAGCGAGGCTCTTGCGTACCGTGACGGCAGGCATTGGCTTCTCATCCGCTGCAGCGGCCTCCGGCTCGTGTCCGAGGCCTGTAAGCGCCCCATAAACCGAGGAGATAAGCGAAGGAAGCTGCTCGGCTGGCACGGTGTTGTTACTCACCATGGCACTGATGATGTCGGCCGTCATTTCAATCAAATTGTTGTGGTCGGGCAAAGTGGCTTATCTCGAGAAGGCTAGCGGCACTTAGGCGCGAGCGGTCGTCCCTACAAGGACGCCTGAGACCTGTGATGCCAGTTCCGTTTGTAGCTCGGGGTCGTGTTAGCCGAATATGGCCAGGCAACCATTATTTTGGACCGCTTGCAACGGCACAAAGCGCTCAATTGGGCTGCCAAGATGGCTCATTCCGCTCGCCAACAATCTGCCTCCAGTCTCGATGAACGAGCGGCCGAAGTCGGGAGGCTGAAAGGCGGCCTGAATGGCTTCAAGTGAGTCGCAGCGGATACACGGACACGCTCTTCGATCTACTGCGCCATGCGGGCGTTGCCACGAGAGTTGTGAAAGCTGTCGATGCCTGGGTATCGCTCGTAGTCGCTCTTCCGCAAGCGATAAGGTAACGGTGAGTGTGGGCAGAGCGTCCTGCACTCCGGACCGAGATGACAAGTCCTCGGTTCTGGTGAAAAATCGCGGATTAAGCACTGTACGAGGCTAAGAACTCGGACCGAAACCGCGCGATCTTTCGGTTGGCCTAAGCATCATTCGGCGGGTCCTTAATAGTCGAGGGCCGACTCCGCAGTTTTACCGCTCAGATCCTCAGCCCCACGAGGGGCGATTGCACGTTTGAGGCTCAGGACGACTCACTTTGTGGGATACCCTACACTCTCGTAAGCCTCGCGTACGCCGAAAGCTTCCTATGCCGGTAGGCCTTGTTTCATCATCCGGCGTATGATGTCCGCTGCTGCGCTTGCAGGCACGGCTTCAGAATACAGGAAGCCTTGGCCGTATCGACAGCCAAGCTCTCGAAGTCGCTGCTCCTGCTCTGCGGTTTCGATTCCCTCTGCGACGACCTCGATCTCGAGGCTGCGGCCCAGGTTGAGAACGGCTCCTACGATCGCAGCGTCGTCGGGATCCTTTTTCATATCTCTCACAAAGCTCTGATCAAGCTTGATCACGTCGACTGGGAAATCCTTGAGGTGGCGTAGCGAGGCGAAACCAGTCCCAAAGTCATCCAGGGCGATACTAACGCCCTCTCGGCTGAGAAGCTTTAGCGCGCGGTCGACGTACTCTGAGCCTCTGCCAAGGAACACTGTCTCTGTTACCTCAAGCTGAAAGCGGCTACTAGGTACGCCGGCGCTAGCGAGCCGATCAAGGACGCTCTCGGCAAAGTTGTCGCGGCGAAACTCAGCGGCGGCCGCGTTGACTGCCACGTGGCCAAAGGCAAGACCTTCATCGAGCCAGCAGCGCATATCTTCGATGACGCGGTCGATCATATGGTCGCTGATCGTGGCAGCAAGATCTAAGTCATCGAAGGCCGCGGCGATCGTGGATGGGAACTGGATGCCACGTCTGACATCGTGCCACCGCAAGAGAGCTTCAAAGCCATGTAGCTGCCGGTCCGGGAGTTGGATCTTGGGCTGATAGAAGGGTACGATCCGCTGGTTGCGGATTGCGGCACGCGCAAGGCTCAACATGGATTGTCGCGCCTGGATCTCGGCGCGGTGGTGCGATTCGAAGAGTGCCGCTCTTCCACGGCCCTGATTCTTGGCGACATAGAGCGCGATGTCGGCGCTTTTAAGCAGTTCCTCTTGAGTCCGGCCATGATCCGGGAAGACGGCAACGCCAATTGTCGCGCTGCAGTCCAGTTTACGGCGGTCATGTACGAGTGGAGTTCGAATGCGCTCCAGCAGTTTCCCTGCCATGTCGACGGCTTCATCCCCCGAGCCGATGTCCGGCATCAGCACCGCAAACTCGTCACCGCCGAGCCGTGCCAGTTTGGTGTTCGCAGGCGCTACTTCGCGCATACGCTGCGCAATCACAGCTAGGAGA
Proteins encoded in this region:
- a CDS encoding sigma-54 dependent transcriptional regulator, encoding MVPLDVVERLVVLIGSEQSEVRRVTSSVSKFGWRVACAPDHVQALALLDSLQGAGAAAAILDGWSAAPDEREAFSELRRHHPGLPILLLTSSGDASHAIDAMRIGATDYLIKPFAPDRLLGALRRVTSGPKALGELQPLSAKFDIPAHFEGMVGTDTQFRATLARAAMAARGCGHVLAEGESGTGKTMLLRALHAASPRSNAPFKILNMRSYSENSLRSVLFGHEKGAFPGAFSKQVGTLQSCHGGTLLLQEVNRMPLAVQQELAASIEQNKVRPLGAGHSFVMDVRLLTTSNQPLSELTETGRFDPALQKALNATWLHMPPLRSRIGDIPALARSFLARVQDHASSRKLTINEDAYDVLRSYEWPSNIRQLQSILLKAMATCGGAALTASHLTALAEVAVPELPQELRRRVPEQTGVQIFEEDGHVRRLEQIEADVIRLAIGHYQGRLTEIARRLGIGRSTLYRKLDGIGIHTFPEQGRG
- a CDS encoding MucR family transcriptional regulator — its product is MTADIISAMVSNNTVPAEQLPSLISSVYGALTGLGHEPEAAAADEKPMPAVTVRKSLADRNAPVSMIDGKSYSSLKRHLAGHGYTPETYRETFGLKSDYPMVAPGYSERRRELAKQIGLGRKAASAPLRKLPRPRRFRRRRCPGQDGRSLN
- a CDS encoding nuclear transport factor 2 family protein, yielding MFAAATALGATPIAVAQASSPQIEASVSIVQGQVDAFNKGDLDAFASYYAEDVELFDLGPELKPNLSGRAALIARYKPMLTKYHPKATILSRMEADGFVIDKERTEAGGRSSEGVAIYQVEFGKIRRVWFTP